ACAGAACATACAAGGGCTTCGTATATTTGGGCGAATCCGTAGAGAAGGAACACGAGCGGGTTCAGGTAGGAAATATCATCCCGACTCCGTCAGATAGCATTAGTAATACCCAACACACTTCGATCGACGCACCGTTACTCAGGCCACCGCCATTCCCATTGCCATCAAACGGTCGTAAAAACGTCGTATATGGCCGAGCAGTCGCTGTCAGAAGGTGTTATTCGCTGTTATATTCGGATCGAACAGTAGTGAACCTGTCGTTCGAATCCCATCGATTTTTCAAGCGACCCGCTCACCCGGTCGAGTCATCAAAACAATAGGTCTTAGAAAGGTTTATTTAGGGGACTGTTGATACTAGTTCGTGTGTCACGTACTACCAGAAGATCCTTTATCACGGTATGCGGTGTAGCATCAGTTACGACCCTCGCCGGATGTGCAGAGACCGATAGTTCCAACGAGAACGAGATACGCGTCGCAAGTCCGTATGGTGACGTCAATAGTACACTTCCGGTGATGCACCAAGCGCTGAAAGAGAATATCGAAAACGAAACCGACGGGGAGATCTCAGTTACACTTAGCATCGGCGGAGAGCTCGGTGCTGGGACAGAACTTGCCCGTCTTGTTCAGCAGGGCTCGGTTGAGATGGCCCTCTTCTCGTTGGGGAACATGACCCCATATGCGGATGCAGCCGACCTCGTCAACCTCCCGTTCTTAGCGGGAAAAAATCAGCAACTAGTGAATCTCGTGACCAGTGATGAATGGGATGACACCGTCCACGATAACCTCCGAGAAAGCGACTTCGAGCCTTTCGCATATGTCTGTTGGGATCCGCGTCACCTCTCGACCGGAGAAGGGGCCTCGGAGCCGAAGATTGTACCAAGTGATATGGAAGGAGTGAAGCATCGAATCAACGCATCTGAAATTCTGTCTCAGATGTGGGAA
The genomic region above belongs to Halalkalicoccus sp. NIPERK01 and contains:
- a CDS encoding TRAP transporter substrate-binding protein, whose product is MSRTTRRSFITVCGVASVTTLAGCAETDSSNENEIRVASPYGDVNSTLPVMHQALKENIENETDGEISVTLSIGGELGAGTELARLVQQGSVEMALFSLGNMTPYADAADLVNLPFLAGKNQQLVNLVTSDEWDDTVHDNLRESDFEPFAYVCWDPRHLSTGEGASEPKIVPSDMEGVKHRINASEILSQMWEMIGANPTPIDWGETSSALSEGVAETLHVDFMATNSFGFRDILTHVTLTDIIPDVQTYAMSHSWYSSLSDDLQDAIDNAGEQTFQDMLDQLPTSRENSYNQLRDSGVTFHDIDESERQQWQDAIGYQRSEWDDWKTDLAGDMETFETLESAARSDSDYDVSEPNLEELESNYDG